A window of the Longimicrobium sp. genome harbors these coding sequences:
- a CDS encoding DUF1501 domain-containing protein, producing the protein MQPINRRVFVKSGALALLAMGLPPEFLARSLLAESRAAARKKTLICIFQRGAADGLSMVVPFGDAAYYRSRRSIAVARPGRSGGGALDLDGFFGMHPALRPLFELYGRRELAVVHAAGSPHPTRSHFEAQDIMEAAATDGHARDGWLNRVLRETGCAECAGRTLADPAAHAADHAAGQAHLASGTAALRGIAMGAELPLALRGAHPSLAIGDLERFGVAGGRDDSLAETFGRMYRTEGGDAVAGAADEGLEAAALLKRIDPTRYEPAPGVRYPAGEFGRSLRQIAQLVKADVGVEIAFADLGGWDTHVAQGGEQGQLARRLAELSQGVRALHDDLGERMRDVVILTMSEFGRTVAENGSGGTDHGHANCMLVLGGAVAGGKVYGEWPGLEREQLYEGRDLAVTTDFRDVFAEVAQRHLGAAGLERVFPGHRVDAARFRGVLG; encoded by the coding sequence ATGCAGCCGATCAACCGGCGGGTGTTCGTGAAGAGCGGGGCGCTGGCCCTGCTGGCGATGGGGCTGCCGCCCGAGTTCCTGGCGCGCTCGCTGCTGGCGGAGTCGCGCGCGGCGGCCCGCAAGAAGACGCTGATCTGCATCTTCCAGCGCGGGGCGGCGGACGGGCTCAGCATGGTGGTGCCCTTCGGCGACGCGGCCTACTACCGCTCCCGCCGCTCGATCGCGGTGGCGCGGCCGGGGCGCTCGGGGGGCGGGGCGCTGGACCTGGACGGCTTCTTCGGGATGCACCCGGCGCTCCGGCCGCTCTTCGAGCTGTACGGGCGCCGCGAGCTGGCCGTGGTGCACGCGGCGGGGTCGCCGCACCCCACTAGATCGCACTTCGAGGCGCAGGACATCATGGAGGCGGCGGCCACGGACGGCCACGCGCGCGACGGGTGGCTGAACCGCGTGCTGCGGGAGACGGGGTGCGCGGAGTGCGCCGGGCGCACGCTGGCCGACCCGGCGGCGCACGCGGCCGACCACGCGGCGGGGCAGGCGCACCTGGCCTCGGGCACGGCGGCGCTGCGGGGGATCGCGATGGGGGCGGAGCTGCCCCTGGCGCTGCGCGGCGCGCACCCGTCGCTGGCCATCGGCGACCTGGAGCGCTTCGGGGTGGCGGGCGGGCGCGACGACTCGCTGGCGGAGACGTTCGGGCGGATGTACCGCACCGAGGGCGGCGACGCGGTGGCCGGGGCGGCGGACGAGGGGCTGGAGGCGGCGGCGCTGCTCAAGCGCATCGACCCGACGCGCTACGAGCCGGCGCCGGGGGTGCGCTACCCGGCGGGCGAGTTCGGGCGGTCGCTCCGGCAGATCGCGCAGCTGGTGAAGGCGGACGTGGGGGTGGAGATCGCCTTCGCGGACCTGGGCGGGTGGGACACGCACGTGGCGCAGGGCGGCGAGCAGGGGCAGCTCGCCCGGCGCCTGGCCGAGCTGTCGCAGGGGGTGCGCGCGCTGCACGACGACCTGGGCGAGCGCATGCGCGACGTGGTGATCCTCACCATGAGCGAGTTCGGGCGCACGGTGGCCGAGAACGGCTCGGGCGGCACCGACCACGGCCACGCCAACTGCATGCTGGTCCTGGGCGGCGCCGTGGCGGGCGGGAAGGTCTACGGCGAGTGGCCGGGGCTGGAGCGCGAGCAGCTCTACGAGGGGCGCGACCTGGCCGTCACCACCGACTTCCGCGACGTGTTCGCCGAGGTCGCGCAGCGGCACCTGGGGGCGGCCGGGCTGGAGCGCGTCTTCCCCGGGCACCGGGTGGACGCGGCGCGGTTCCGGGGGGTGCTGGGGTGA
- a CDS encoding zinc ribbon domain-containing protein — MATQTCPACGAEGSGRFCNQCGAPLSGACPSCGAPLPKGARFCNECGASVSAAEGARTAAAGPRDWRQWLPWGVAGAAFLALLLVLVIPRGRSRPEQTVQAAPQPAPFAQPAPGAAAAPAPVGDPSGVDLSSMTPREAADRLFNRVMTAAAQGDTAQARQFLPMAVAAYTRAAPLDADGHYHVALLHLFAGNYPAVRQEATVLLTSSGSHLFGLYTAAQAAEGEGKRDEAVTLYRRFLAAYDSERAKELPEYEEHAQGFDAMRQHAVQATGGI; from the coding sequence ATGGCCACCCAGACCTGTCCCGCGTGCGGAGCCGAGGGCTCCGGACGCTTCTGCAACCAGTGCGGCGCCCCGCTGAGCGGCGCCTGCCCCAGCTGCGGCGCCCCCCTGCCGAAGGGCGCGCGCTTCTGCAACGAGTGCGGCGCCTCCGTCTCCGCGGCCGAGGGGGCGCGGACCGCCGCCGCGGGGCCGCGCGACTGGCGCCAGTGGCTCCCCTGGGGCGTGGCCGGCGCCGCCTTCCTGGCGCTGCTGCTGGTGCTGGTGATCCCCCGCGGCCGCTCCCGCCCCGAGCAGACGGTACAGGCCGCCCCCCAGCCGGCGCCGTTCGCGCAGCCCGCGCCCGGAGCGGCGGCGGCCCCCGCACCCGTCGGCGACCCGTCGGGCGTCGACCTCTCGTCGATGACCCCGCGCGAGGCCGCCGATCGCCTCTTCAACCGGGTGATGACCGCCGCCGCGCAGGGCGACACCGCCCAGGCACGCCAGTTCCTCCCCATGGCGGTGGCCGCCTACACCCGCGCGGCCCCGCTCGACGCCGACGGGCACTACCACGTGGCGCTGCTGCATCTCTTCGCGGGCAACTACCCGGCGGTGCGCCAGGAGGCGACCGTGCTGCTGACCTCGAGCGGCAGCCACCTCTTCGGCCTCTACACCGCCGCCCAGGCCGCCGAGGGCGAGGGGAAGCGCGACGAAGCCGTCACCCTCTACCGCCGCTTCCTGGCCGCCTACGACTCCGAGCGCGCGAAGGAGCTCCCCGAGTACGAAGAGCACGCCCAGGGCTTCGACGCCATGCGCCAGCACGCCGTCCAAGCCACCGGCGGCATCTGA